A DNA window from Cytophagia bacterium CHB2 contains the following coding sequences:
- a CDS encoding MBL fold metallo-hydrolase, with product MTTLKKFRPGLWLTELHLDDFDVRGAVIIGEKKVVVWDSLSHPRDMQPVRVLLAQKEWQLVYSHADWDHVWGTVGLSFQNKIITAHKHCLARFSDDVPRELQEKQADEPDKWNEVILVPPTHIFETEFSIDLGGVTLMLHHLAGHTRDCIVGFIPEWGMLLAGDTVETPLPVINPDSPFDDWVAALQKWANDARVEHVIPAHGKIGGRELILQNVAYLQNLRNGTSIELPENMDDFYRETHQENLRLMRGFG from the coding sequence ATGACGACCTTGAAGAAATTCCGCCCCGGACTCTGGCTCACCGAACTGCATCTCGATGATTTCGATGTTCGCGGCGCAGTGATTATTGGAGAGAAGAAAGTTGTGGTTTGGGACAGCCTTTCGCACCCGCGCGACATGCAGCCGGTTCGAGTCTTGCTCGCGCAAAAAGAATGGCAGCTAGTTTACAGTCATGCGGATTGGGATCACGTCTGGGGAACGGTCGGCCTTTCTTTTCAAAATAAAATCATCACCGCGCACAAGCATTGTTTGGCGCGCTTTTCAGATGATGTGCCCCGGGAATTGCAGGAAAAGCAAGCGGACGAGCCGGACAAATGGAACGAAGTAATACTTGTGCCGCCGACACACATTTTTGAAACCGAATTCTCAATCGATCTCGGCGGCGTGACGCTGATGCTGCACCACCTTGCCGGGCACACACGCGATTGCATCGTCGGTTTCATTCCAGAATGGGGTATGTTACTCGCGGGCGACACGGTTGAAACGCCGCTGCCCGTGATCAATCCCGACAGCCCGTTTGACGATTGGGTTGCGGCTTTGCAGAAATGGGCAAACGATGCTCGCGTCGAACATGTCATTCCTGCGCACGGCAAAATCGGCGGCCGTGAGTTGATTTTGCAGAACGTGGCTTATCTGCAGAATTTGAGAAATGGCACCTCGATTGAACTCCCGGAAAATATGGATGATTTCTATCGTGAGACTCATCAAGAGAATCTGCGCTTGATGCGGGGATTTGGGTAG
- a CDS encoding serine/threonine protein kinase: protein MIGQTLQHYKILSELGRGGMGVVYKALDTKLNRTVALKFLPPDLTRDQEAIDRFVNEAQAASSLDHANICTIYEINETAQGQLYIAMAGYDGQTLEKKIAGADGRPLVPIENVVDIAMQIARGLERAHEAGIIHRDIKPSNVIITTRGEVKIIDFGLAKLAGQMHFTKTGNLSGTVAYMSPEQVQGQAIDHRTDIWSLGVVLYEMLTGTLPFQGEGDHALIFSIVNEDPRVVTALQHETPGLLAQIVHKAMQKNPAGRHQT from the coding sequence ATGATTGGCCAAACACTGCAGCATTACAAAATCCTGTCAGAATTAGGCCGTGGCGGGATGGGCGTGGTGTATAAAGCGCTCGACACCAAGCTCAATCGCACCGTTGCGCTCAAATTTCTCCCACCAGACTTGACGCGCGATCAGGAGGCGATTGACCGCTTCGTCAATGAAGCGCAGGCGGCCTCCAGCCTCGATCACGCCAACATCTGCACAATCTACGAGATCAACGAAACGGCTCAAGGCCAGTTGTATATCGCCATGGCCGGCTATGACGGGCAAACGCTGGAAAAAAAAATTGCAGGGGCGGACGGCCGTCCGCTCGTACCAATTGAGAATGTGGTTGACATTGCCATGCAAATCGCGCGCGGTTTGGAACGTGCGCACGAGGCCGGCATTATTCATCGCGATATCAAGCCTTCGAATGTGATCATCACAACTCGCGGCGAAGTGAAGATTATTGATTTCGGTTTGGCCAAACTGGCCGGGCAGATGCACTTCACCAAAACCGGAAATCTCTCGGGCACGGTGGCTTATATGTCGCCGGAACAAGTGCAGGGCCAAGCGATTGATCATCGCACGGATATATGGTCGCTGGGCGTCGTGCTCTATGAGATGCTCACCGGCACATTGCCGTTTCAAGGCGAGGGTGATCATGCTCTGATCTTCTCCATTGTTAACGAGGACCCGCGAGTGGTTACGGCTCTGCAGCATGAGACGCCGGGGCTGTTGGCTCAGATCGTGCACAAGGCGATGCAAAAGAATCCCGCCGGCCGCCACCAAAC